The Thermithiobacillus plumbiphilus DNA segment GCTGGAGGGTTGTCGCCAGAGCCAAGTAAGGCATCTGGTGTTTGCGTCCTCGAGCTCGGTGTATGGTGCCAACACCAAGGTGCCCTTTTCCGTGCACGACAATGTCGATCATCCGGTGTCGCTGTATGCCGCGAGCAAGAAGGCCAATGAACTGATGGCGCACAGTTACAGCCATCTCTTTGGTCTGCCGGTTACCGGGCTGCGCTTTTTTACCGTCTATGGTCCCTGGGGCCGACCGGACATGGCCTACTTCAGCTTCACGCAAAAGATCCTCGCCGGTCAGCCCATTCCGGTGTTCAACAACGGCCAGATGCAGCGCGACTTCACCTACATCGATGACATCGTCGAGGGTGTCGTGCGGGTGATGGACCAAACACCTTCGGGTAGTCCCGCCTGGTCTGGCGAGCATCCCGATCCGGCCAGCAGCTATGCGCCCTACCGGATCTACAATATCGGCAACAATCAGCCCGTCCCTTTGCTGGAGATGATCGAACTGCTGGAAAAGGCACTCGGGCGCAAGGCCGAAATGCAGATGCTGCCCATGCAGGCCGGGGATGTGAAGGCCACCTATGCCGATATCGATGATCTCAGGACCGCCGTGGGCTTCCAGCCCCGCACCGATCTTGCCGAAGGCCTGCGCCGTT contains these protein-coding regions:
- a CDS encoding NAD-dependent epimerase, whose translation is MSKMGANNKEGASAPILVTGAAGFIGYHLSLRLLGAGRQVVGIDNLNDYYDVSLKRARLAQLQAHPGFSFEQLDLADRAGMARLFASHGFDVVVNLAAQAGVRYSIENPAAYIDSNLVGFGNVLEGCRQSQVRHLVFASSSSVYGANTKVPFSVHDNVDHPVSLYAASKKANELMAHSYSHLFGLPVTGLRFFTVYGPWGRPDMAYFSFTQKILAGQPIPVFNNGQMQRDFTYIDDIVEGVVRVMDQTPSGSPAWSGEHPDPASSYAPYRIYNIGNNQPVPLLEMIELLEKALGRKAEMQMLPMQAGDVKATYADIDDLRTAVGFQPRTDLAEGLRRFVDWYRAFYPA